TCGACCGCCCTGTCCTGGAGGTGGCCCAGGATCTGCTCGGCCGCCTCCTCGTCCGTACGACCCCCGACGGTCCGATCGCCCTGCGCCTCACGGAGGTCGAGGCATACGACGGTCCGAACGACCCCGGCTCCCACGCCTATCGCGGCCCCACGGCCCGCAACGGCGTCATGTTCGGTCCGCCCGGACATGTGTACGTCTACTTCACCTACGGCATGTGGCACTGCATGAACCTCGTCTGCGGTCCCGACGGCAGGGCGAGCGCGGTCCTGCTCCGCGCCGGTGAGATCGTCGAAGGGGCCGAAGCGGCCCGCAAACGTCGACTCTCGGCCCGAAATGACAAGGAACTGGCCAAAGGACCCGCCCGCCTGGCCACCGCCCTGGGCGTGGACCGGACCCTCGACGGTACGGACGCCTGCGCCGCGGGCGACACCCCCCTGAGGATCCTGACCGGGACCCCGGTCCGGTCCGACCAGGTACGCAACGGCCCGCGCACCGGAGTCTCCGGCGACGGATCGGTCCACCCCTGGCGGTACTGGGTGGCCGACGACCCGACGGTGAGCCCCTATCGCGCCCACGTCCCCCGGCGCCGTCG
This Streptomyces sp. NBC_00377 DNA region includes the following protein-coding sequences:
- a CDS encoding DNA-3-methyladenine glycosylase, translated to MIATPDRTPLPRTFFDRPVLEVAQDLLGRLLVRTTPDGPIALRLTEVEAYDGPNDPGSHAYRGPTARNGVMFGPPGHVYVYFTYGMWHCMNLVCGPDGRASAVLLRAGEIVEGAEAARKRRLSARNDKELAKGPARLATALGVDRTLDGTDACAAGDTPLRILTGTPVRSDQVRNGPRTGVSGDGSVHPWRYWVADDPTVSPYRAHVPRRRRS